A single region of the Acidobacteriota bacterium genome encodes:
- a CDS encoding SRPBCC domain-containing protein, with protein sequence MEIRTEPVEINAPIDVAWTVLTEVDKYSQWNPFTPQVRTDFSLGSPANLLVRMGPAKFRITETVCAFEKPRLIAWKKKFGAPWLLHAVREQHLEPVGKTSCSYHNTDRLTGLLAPMVFVCFGGYMRRGFHDVAEGLKAWAEALDAETGTNG encoded by the coding sequence TTGGAAATTCGCACCGAGCCAGTTGAGATCAATGCACCGATTGACGTCGCCTGGACTGTCCTGACCGAGGTTGACAAGTACAGCCAGTGGAACCCGTTCACGCCGCAGGTCCGAACCGATTTTTCGCTCGGATCTCCCGCGAACCTGCTGGTACGCATGGGGCCGGCAAAGTTCAGAATCACCGAAACCGTATGCGCATTCGAAAAACCTCGGCTTATCGCCTGGAAAAAGAAATTCGGAGCTCCCTGGCTCCTGCACGCGGTGCGGGAACAGCATCTCGAACCTGTCGGAAAGACAAGTTGCAGCTATCACAACACCGATAGATTGACGGGTCTGCTGGCACCCATGGTGTTCGTTTGTTTCGGCGGTTACATGCGTCGGGGCTTCCATGATGTGGCAGAGGGATTGAAAGCCTGGGCGGAAGCACTCGACGCTGAGACCGGAACCAATGGATAA